In one window of Ovis aries strain OAR_USU_Benz2616 breed Rambouillet chromosome 3, ARS-UI_Ramb_v3.0, whole genome shotgun sequence DNA:
- the R3HDM2 gene encoding R3H domain-containing protein 2 isoform X2 → MSNSNTTQETLEIMKESEKKLVEESVNKNKFISKTPSKEEIEKESEDTSLRQETQRRTSNHGHARKRAKSNSKLKLVRSLAVCEESSAPFVDGPLETQDIIQLHISCPSDKEEEKSTKDVSEKEDKDKNKEKVPRRMLSRDSSQEYTDSTGIDLHEFLVNTLKKNPRDRMMLLKLEQEILDFINDNNNQFKKFPQMTSYHRMLLHRVAAYFGMDHNVDQTGKAVIINKTSNTRIPEQRFSEHIKDEKNTEFQQRFILKRDDASMDRDDNQIRVPLQDGRRSKSIEEREEEYQRVRERIFARETGQNGYLNDIRGNREGLSRTSSSRQSSTDSELKSLEPRPWSSTDSDGSVRSMRPPVTKASSFSGISILTRGDSIGSSKGGSAGRISRPGMALGAPEVCNQVTSSQSVRGLLPCTAQQQQQQQQLPALPPTPQQQPPLNNHMISQPVPALQPSPQPVQFSPGSCPQVLLPVSPPQQYNMADDLSNPFGQMSLSRQGSTEAADPSSALFQPPLISQHAQQTSFIMASTGQPLPTSNYSTSSHAPPTQQVLPPQGYMQPPQQIQVSYYSPGQYPSSSQQYRPLSHPVAYSPQRGQQLPQPSQQPGLQPMMPNQQQAAYQGMIGVQQPQNQGLLSNQRSGMGGQMQGLVVQYTPLPSYQVPVGNDSQNVVQPPFQQPMLVPASQSVQGALPAGGVPVYYSMIPPAQQNGTSPSVGFLQPPGSEQYQMPQSPSPCSPPQMPQQYSGVSPSGPGVVVMQLNVPNGPQPPQNPPMVQWSHCKYYSMDQRGQKPGDLYSPESSPQASTQMSSSPVTSPTQSPAPSPVTSLSSVCTGLSPLPVLTQFPRPGGPAQGDGRYSLLGQPLQYNLSICPPLLHGQSAYSVHQGQSGLKHGNRSKRQALKSASTDLGTTDVVLGRVLEVTDLPEGITRTEADKLFTQLAMSGAKIQWLKDAQGLPGGGGGDNGGTAENGRHSDLAALYTIVAVFPSPLAAQNASLRLNNSVSRFKLRVAKKNYDLRILERASSQ, encoded by the exons tctaATTCCAAGCTGAAATTGGTGCGCAGCCTTGCAGTGTGTGAGGAATCCTCTGCTCCATTTGTTGACGGGCCACTAGAAACCCAG GATATAATTCAATTGCACATCAGCTGCCCCTCTgacaaggaggaagaaaagtCCACAAAGGATGTCTCTGAAAAGGAAGACAaggacaaaaacaaagaaaaggtcCCCAGGAGGATGCTGTCTAGAG ACTCCAGCCAAGAATATACGGACTCCACTGGAATAGACCTACATGAATTTCTTGTAAATACACTGAAAAAGAACCCAAG GGACAGAATGATGCTGCTAAAATTAGAACAGGAGATTCTGGACTTTATTAATGACAACAA CAACCAGTTCAAGAAGTTCCCTCAGATGACCTCATATCACCGGATGCTATTACACCGGGTAGCTGCCTATTTTGGGATGGACCACAATGTAGATCAAACTGGAAAAGCTGTCATCATCAACAAAACCAGTAACACAAGAAT CCCTGAACAGAGATTCTCAGAACATATAAAGGATGAGAAGAATACAGAATTTCAACAGAGATTCATTCTTAAGAGAGATGATGCCAGTATGGACCGAGATGATAACCAG ATCAGAGTTCCATTGCAGGATGGAAGGAGGAGCAAGTCaatagaagagagagaggaggaatatCAAAGGGTCCGAGAGAGAATATTTGCCCGAGAG ACTGGCCAGAACGGATATCTAAATGACATCAG GGGGAACCGTGAGGGGCTGAGCCGCACCTCAAGCAGCCGCCAGAGCAGCACAGACAGCGAACTCAAATCCCTGGAGCCACGGCCTTGGAGCAGCACAGACTCCGATGGCTCTGTCCGGAGCATGCGGCCCCCTGTCACCAAAGCCAGCAGCTTCAGTGGAATCTCCATCCTCACCCGGGGTGACAGCATCGGGAGCAGCAAAGGTGGCAGTGCAGGAAGGATCTCCAGGCCAG GTATGGCGCTAGGTGCCCCAGAAGTGTGCAACCAGGTCACCTCATCCCAGTCTGTCCGGGGCCTTCTCCCTTGTACTGcccaacaacagcagcagcagcagcaacttcctGCTCTCCCACCCACGCCTCAACAACAGCCACCCTTGAATAATCACATGATTTCACAG CCAGTCCCGGCTCTGCAGCCCTCTCCACAGCCTGTTCAGTTCTCTCCAGGCTCCTGTCCCCAAGTACTTCTGCCAGTCTCTCCGCCCCAGCAGTACAACATG GCAGATGATCTCAGCAACCCCTTTGGACAAATGAGCCTTAGTCGCCAAGGTTCTACTGAAGCAGCTGACCCATCCTCAGCTCTGTTCCAGCCCCCACTTATCTCCCAGCACGCTCAGCAGACTAGCTTCATCATGGCTTCTACAGGGCAGCCCCTCCCTACTTCCAACTATTCCACCTCGAGCCATGCACCACCTACTCAGCAAGTCCTGCCACCACAGGGCTACATGCAGCCCCCTCAACAG ATCCAGGTGTCTTACTATTCCCCTGGACAGTATCCCAGCTCCAGCCAGCAATACCGACCTCTGTCTCACCCGGTGGCCTACAGCCCCCAGCGTGGTCAGCAGCTGCCGCAGCCATCCCAGCAGCCTG GTTTACAGCCCATGATGCCTAACCAGCAGCAAGCGGCTTACCAAGGCATGATTGGGGTCCAGCAGCCACAGAACCAGGGCCTGCTCAGCAACCAGAGGAGCGGCATGGGGGGCCAGATGCAAGGCCTGGTGGTTCAGTACACTCCACTGCCTTCTTACCAA GTCCCAGTGGGTAATGACTCACAAAATGTGGTCCAGCCGCCTTTCCAGCAACCCATGCTGGTCCCTGCAAGCCAATCTGTGCAGGGGGCCCTCCCAGCAGGGGGTGTTCCAGTGTACTACAGCATGATCCCGCCAGCTCAGCAGAACGGTACAAG CCCTTCTGTGGGGTTTCTGCAGCCTCCTGGCTCTGAGCAGTACCAGATGCCTCAGTCTCCCTCTCCCTGCAGTCCACCACAGATGCCACAGCAGTACTCAG GAGTGTCACCTTCTGGACCGGGTGTGGTGGTCATGCAGCTGAATGTCCCTAATGGACCCCAGCCTCCCCAGAACCCGCCCATGGTCCAGTGGAGTCACTGTAAATATTACAGCATGGACCAGCGGGGTCAGAAGCCTGGAGACCTGTACAGTCCTGAGAGTAGCCCCCAG GCCAGCACACAGATGAGCAGCAGCCCTGTCACATCTCCTACTCAATCTCCAGCACCCTCTCCTGTCACCAGCCTCAGCAGCGTCTGCACAGGGCTCAGTCCCCTTCCTGTCCTCACACAGTTCCCCCGGCCTGGAGGTCCTGCACAGG GTGATGGTCGCTACTCCCTCTTGGGCCAGCCGTTACAGTACAATCTGTCCATCTGCCCTCCCCTGCTCCATGGCCAGTCAGCTTACTCGGTGCACCAG GGACAGAGCGGATTGAAGCATGGAAACCGGAGCAAGAGACAAGCACTCAAATCTGCCTCCACTGACCTGGGGACAACAGACGTTG tTCTGGGACGGGTACTGGAGGTGACAGATCTCCCGGAGGGCATCACCCGTACCGAGGCAGACAAACTCTTCACTCAGCTTGCCATGTCCGGCGCCAAGATCCAGTGGCTCAAGGATGCTCAGGGGctgcctggtgggggtgggggggacaacGGTGGGACTGCTGAGAACGGCCGCCACTCGGACCTCGCTGCCTTGTACACCATCGTGGCTGTGTTCCCCAGCCCCCTGGCTGCTCAGAATGCCTCCCTTCGCCTCAACAACTCCGTGAGTCGCTTCAAACTTCGAGTGGCCAAAAAGAACTATGACCTGAGGATCCTGGAGCGAGCCAGCTCCCAAtaa
- the R3HDM2 gene encoding R3H domain-containing protein 2 isoform X5, which yields MSNSNTTQETLEIMKESEKKLVEESVNKNKFISKTPSKEEIEKESEDTSLRQETQRRTSNHGHARKRAKSNSKLKLVRSLAVCEESSAPFVDGPLETQDIIQLHISCPSDKEEEKSTKDVSEKEDKDKNKEKVPRRMLSRDSSQEYTDSTGIDLHEFLVNTLKKNPRDRMMLLKLEQEILDFINDNNNQFKKFPQMTSYHRMLLHRVAAYFGMDHNVDQTGKAVIINKTSNTRIPEQRFSEHIKDEKNTEFQQRFILKRDDASMDRDDNQIRVPLQDGRRSKSIEEREEEYQRVRERIFARETGQNGYLNDIRLSKEAFSSSSHKRRQIFRGNREGLSRTSSSRQSSTDSELKSLEPRPWSSTDSDGSVRSMRPPVTKASSFSGISILTRGDSIGSSKGGSAGRISRPGMALGAPEVCNQVTSSQSVRGLLPCTAQQQQQQQQLPALPPTPQQQPPLNNHMISQADDLSNPFGQMSLSRQGSTEAADPSSALFQPPLISQHAQQTSFIMASTGQPLPTSNYSTSSHAPPTQQVLPPQGYMQPPQQIQVSYYSPGQYPSSSQQYRPLSHPVAYSPQRGQQLPQPSQQPGLQPMMPNQQQAAYQGMIGVQQPQNQGLLSNQRSGMGGQMQGLVVQYTPLPSYQVPVGNDSQNVVQPPFQQPMLVPASQSVQGALPAGGVPVYYSMIPPAQQNGTSPSVGFLQPPGSEQYQMPQSPSPCSPPQMPQQYSGVSPSGPGVVVMQLNVPNGPQPPQNPPMVQWSHCKYYSMDQRGQKPGDLYSPESSPQASTQMSSSPVTSPTQSPAPSPVTSLSSVCTGLSPLPVLTQFPRPGGPAQGDGRYSLLGQPLQYNLSICPPLLHGQSAYSVHQGQSGLKHGNRSKRQALKSASTDLGTTDVVLGRVLEVTDLPEGITRTEADKLFTQLAMSGAKIQWLKDAQGLPGGGGGDNGGTAENGRHSDLAALYTIVAVFPSPLAAQNASLRLNNSVSRFKLRVAKKNYDLRILERASSQ from the exons tctaATTCCAAGCTGAAATTGGTGCGCAGCCTTGCAGTGTGTGAGGAATCCTCTGCTCCATTTGTTGACGGGCCACTAGAAACCCAG GATATAATTCAATTGCACATCAGCTGCCCCTCTgacaaggaggaagaaaagtCCACAAAGGATGTCTCTGAAAAGGAAGACAaggacaaaaacaaagaaaaggtcCCCAGGAGGATGCTGTCTAGAG ACTCCAGCCAAGAATATACGGACTCCACTGGAATAGACCTACATGAATTTCTTGTAAATACACTGAAAAAGAACCCAAG GGACAGAATGATGCTGCTAAAATTAGAACAGGAGATTCTGGACTTTATTAATGACAACAA CAACCAGTTCAAGAAGTTCCCTCAGATGACCTCATATCACCGGATGCTATTACACCGGGTAGCTGCCTATTTTGGGATGGACCACAATGTAGATCAAACTGGAAAAGCTGTCATCATCAACAAAACCAGTAACACAAGAAT CCCTGAACAGAGATTCTCAGAACATATAAAGGATGAGAAGAATACAGAATTTCAACAGAGATTCATTCTTAAGAGAGATGATGCCAGTATGGACCGAGATGATAACCAG ATCAGAGTTCCATTGCAGGATGGAAGGAGGAGCAAGTCaatagaagagagagaggaggaatatCAAAGGGTCCGAGAGAGAATATTTGCCCGAGAG ACTGGCCAGAACGGATATCTAAATGACATCAG ACTCTCCAAAGAAGCCTTTTCTTCTAGCTCTCACAAGAGAAGGCAGATTTTTAG GGGGAACCGTGAGGGGCTGAGCCGCACCTCAAGCAGCCGCCAGAGCAGCACAGACAGCGAACTCAAATCCCTGGAGCCACGGCCTTGGAGCAGCACAGACTCCGATGGCTCTGTCCGGAGCATGCGGCCCCCTGTCACCAAAGCCAGCAGCTTCAGTGGAATCTCCATCCTCACCCGGGGTGACAGCATCGGGAGCAGCAAAGGTGGCAGTGCAGGAAGGATCTCCAGGCCAG GTATGGCGCTAGGTGCCCCAGAAGTGTGCAACCAGGTCACCTCATCCCAGTCTGTCCGGGGCCTTCTCCCTTGTACTGcccaacaacagcagcagcagcagcaacttcctGCTCTCCCACCCACGCCTCAACAACAGCCACCCTTGAATAATCACATGATTTCACAG GCAGATGATCTCAGCAACCCCTTTGGACAAATGAGCCTTAGTCGCCAAGGTTCTACTGAAGCAGCTGACCCATCCTCAGCTCTGTTCCAGCCCCCACTTATCTCCCAGCACGCTCAGCAGACTAGCTTCATCATGGCTTCTACAGGGCAGCCCCTCCCTACTTCCAACTATTCCACCTCGAGCCATGCACCACCTACTCAGCAAGTCCTGCCACCACAGGGCTACATGCAGCCCCCTCAACAG ATCCAGGTGTCTTACTATTCCCCTGGACAGTATCCCAGCTCCAGCCAGCAATACCGACCTCTGTCTCACCCGGTGGCCTACAGCCCCCAGCGTGGTCAGCAGCTGCCGCAGCCATCCCAGCAGCCTG GTTTACAGCCCATGATGCCTAACCAGCAGCAAGCGGCTTACCAAGGCATGATTGGGGTCCAGCAGCCACAGAACCAGGGCCTGCTCAGCAACCAGAGGAGCGGCATGGGGGGCCAGATGCAAGGCCTGGTGGTTCAGTACACTCCACTGCCTTCTTACCAA GTCCCAGTGGGTAATGACTCACAAAATGTGGTCCAGCCGCCTTTCCAGCAACCCATGCTGGTCCCTGCAAGCCAATCTGTGCAGGGGGCCCTCCCAGCAGGGGGTGTTCCAGTGTACTACAGCATGATCCCGCCAGCTCAGCAGAACGGTACAAG CCCTTCTGTGGGGTTTCTGCAGCCTCCTGGCTCTGAGCAGTACCAGATGCCTCAGTCTCCCTCTCCCTGCAGTCCACCACAGATGCCACAGCAGTACTCAG GAGTGTCACCTTCTGGACCGGGTGTGGTGGTCATGCAGCTGAATGTCCCTAATGGACCCCAGCCTCCCCAGAACCCGCCCATGGTCCAGTGGAGTCACTGTAAATATTACAGCATGGACCAGCGGGGTCAGAAGCCTGGAGACCTGTACAGTCCTGAGAGTAGCCCCCAG GCCAGCACACAGATGAGCAGCAGCCCTGTCACATCTCCTACTCAATCTCCAGCACCCTCTCCTGTCACCAGCCTCAGCAGCGTCTGCACAGGGCTCAGTCCCCTTCCTGTCCTCACACAGTTCCCCCGGCCTGGAGGTCCTGCACAGG GTGATGGTCGCTACTCCCTCTTGGGCCAGCCGTTACAGTACAATCTGTCCATCTGCCCTCCCCTGCTCCATGGCCAGTCAGCTTACTCGGTGCACCAG GGACAGAGCGGATTGAAGCATGGAAACCGGAGCAAGAGACAAGCACTCAAATCTGCCTCCACTGACCTGGGGACAACAGACGTTG tTCTGGGACGGGTACTGGAGGTGACAGATCTCCCGGAGGGCATCACCCGTACCGAGGCAGACAAACTCTTCACTCAGCTTGCCATGTCCGGCGCCAAGATCCAGTGGCTCAAGGATGCTCAGGGGctgcctggtgggggtgggggggacaacGGTGGGACTGCTGAGAACGGCCGCCACTCGGACCTCGCTGCCTTGTACACCATCGTGGCTGTGTTCCCCAGCCCCCTGGCTGCTCAGAATGCCTCCCTTCGCCTCAACAACTCCGTGAGTCGCTTCAAACTTCGAGTGGCCAAAAAGAACTATGACCTGAGGATCCTGGAGCGAGCCAGCTCCCAAtaa
- the R3HDM2 gene encoding R3H domain-containing protein 2 isoform X3: MSNSNTTQETLEIMKESEKKLVEESVNKNKFISKTPSKEEIEKESEDTSLRQETQRRTSNHGHARKRAKSNSKLKLVRSLAVCEESSAPFVDGPLETQDIIQLHISCPSDKEEEKSTKDVSEKEDKDKNKEKVPRRMLSRDSSQEYTDSTGIDLHEFLVNTLKKNPRDRMMLLKLEQEILDFINDNNNQFKKFPQMTSYHRMLLHRVAAYFGMDHNVDQTGKAVIINKTSNTRIPEQRFSEHIKDEKNTEFQQRFILKRDDASMDRDDNQIRVPLQDGRRSKSIEEREEEYQRVRERIFAREAMLVIIRAQMWHPFSELHIPHAQRTGQNGYLNDIRLSKEAFSSSSHKRRQIFRGNREGLSRTSSSRQSSTDSELKSLEPRPWSSTDSDGSVRSMRPPVTKASSFSGISILTRGDSIGSSKGGSAGRISRPGMALGAPEVCNQVTSSQSVRGLLPCTAQQQQQQQQLPALPPTPQQQPPLNNHMISQGSRSYDWRADEPVPALQPSPQPVQFSPGSCPQVLLPVSPPQQYNMADDLSNPFGQMSLSRQGSTEAADPSSALFQPPLISQHAQQTSFIMASTGQPLPTSNYSTSSHAPPTQQVLPPQGYMQPPQQIQVSYYSPGQYPSSSQQYRPLSHPVAYSPQRGQQLPQPSQQPGLQPMMPNQQQAAYQGMIGVQQPQNQGLLSNQRSGMGGQMQGLVVQYTPLPSYQVPVGNDSQNVVQPPFQQPMLVPASQSVQGALPAGGVPVYYSMIPPAQQNGTSPSVGFLQPPGSEQYQMPQSPSPCSPPQMPQQYSGLSWEDAHGHEMAVKPMHRLSTHSDTAAWPERGVSPSGPGVVVMQLNVPNGPQPPQNPPMVQWSHCKYYSMDQRGQKPGDLYSPESSPQASTQMSSSPVTSPTQSPAPSPVTSLSSVCTGLSPLPVLTQFPRPGGPAQGDGRYSLLGQPLQYNLSICPPLLHGQSAYSVHQTDWDARQSILFTWNESYLSNVEGTERIEAWKPEQETSTQICLH, encoded by the exons tctaATTCCAAGCTGAAATTGGTGCGCAGCCTTGCAGTGTGTGAGGAATCCTCTGCTCCATTTGTTGACGGGCCACTAGAAACCCAG GATATAATTCAATTGCACATCAGCTGCCCCTCTgacaaggaggaagaaaagtCCACAAAGGATGTCTCTGAAAAGGAAGACAaggacaaaaacaaagaaaaggtcCCCAGGAGGATGCTGTCTAGAG ACTCCAGCCAAGAATATACGGACTCCACTGGAATAGACCTACATGAATTTCTTGTAAATACACTGAAAAAGAACCCAAG GGACAGAATGATGCTGCTAAAATTAGAACAGGAGATTCTGGACTTTATTAATGACAACAA CAACCAGTTCAAGAAGTTCCCTCAGATGACCTCATATCACCGGATGCTATTACACCGGGTAGCTGCCTATTTTGGGATGGACCACAATGTAGATCAAACTGGAAAAGCTGTCATCATCAACAAAACCAGTAACACAAGAAT CCCTGAACAGAGATTCTCAGAACATATAAAGGATGAGAAGAATACAGAATTTCAACAGAGATTCATTCTTAAGAGAGATGATGCCAGTATGGACCGAGATGATAACCAG ATCAGAGTTCCATTGCAGGATGGAAGGAGGAGCAAGTCaatagaagagagagaggaggaatatCAAAGGGTCCGAGAGAGAATATTTGCCCGAGAG GCTATGTTGGTGATTATCAGAGCACAGATGTGGCATCCATTCTCTGAGCTCCACATTCCACACGCACAGAGG ACTGGCCAGAACGGATATCTAAATGACATCAG ACTCTCCAAAGAAGCCTTTTCTTCTAGCTCTCACAAGAGAAGGCAGATTTTTAG GGGGAACCGTGAGGGGCTGAGCCGCACCTCAAGCAGCCGCCAGAGCAGCACAGACAGCGAACTCAAATCCCTGGAGCCACGGCCTTGGAGCAGCACAGACTCCGATGGCTCTGTCCGGAGCATGCGGCCCCCTGTCACCAAAGCCAGCAGCTTCAGTGGAATCTCCATCCTCACCCGGGGTGACAGCATCGGGAGCAGCAAAGGTGGCAGTGCAGGAAGGATCTCCAGGCCAG GTATGGCGCTAGGTGCCCCAGAAGTGTGCAACCAGGTCACCTCATCCCAGTCTGTCCGGGGCCTTCTCCCTTGTACTGcccaacaacagcagcagcagcagcaacttcctGCTCTCCCACCCACGCCTCAACAACAGCCACCCTTGAATAATCACATGATTTCACAG GGCTCCAGAAGCTATGACTGGAGAGCTGATGAG CCAGTCCCGGCTCTGCAGCCCTCTCCACAGCCTGTTCAGTTCTCTCCAGGCTCCTGTCCCCAAGTACTTCTGCCAGTCTCTCCGCCCCAGCAGTACAACATG GCAGATGATCTCAGCAACCCCTTTGGACAAATGAGCCTTAGTCGCCAAGGTTCTACTGAAGCAGCTGACCCATCCTCAGCTCTGTTCCAGCCCCCACTTATCTCCCAGCACGCTCAGCAGACTAGCTTCATCATGGCTTCTACAGGGCAGCCCCTCCCTACTTCCAACTATTCCACCTCGAGCCATGCACCACCTACTCAGCAAGTCCTGCCACCACAGGGCTACATGCAGCCCCCTCAACAG ATCCAGGTGTCTTACTATTCCCCTGGACAGTATCCCAGCTCCAGCCAGCAATACCGACCTCTGTCTCACCCGGTGGCCTACAGCCCCCAGCGTGGTCAGCAGCTGCCGCAGCCATCCCAGCAGCCTG GTTTACAGCCCATGATGCCTAACCAGCAGCAAGCGGCTTACCAAGGCATGATTGGGGTCCAGCAGCCACAGAACCAGGGCCTGCTCAGCAACCAGAGGAGCGGCATGGGGGGCCAGATGCAAGGCCTGGTGGTTCAGTACACTCCACTGCCTTCTTACCAA GTCCCAGTGGGTAATGACTCACAAAATGTGGTCCAGCCGCCTTTCCAGCAACCCATGCTGGTCCCTGCAAGCCAATCTGTGCAGGGGGCCCTCCCAGCAGGGGGTGTTCCAGTGTACTACAGCATGATCCCGCCAGCTCAGCAGAACGGTACAAG CCCTTCTGTGGGGTTTCTGCAGCCTCCTGGCTCTGAGCAGTACCAGATGCCTCAGTCTCCCTCTCCCTGCAGTCCACCACAGATGCCACAGCAGTACTCAG GCTTGTCTTGGGAAGATGCACATGGACATGAAATGGCAGTGAAACCTATGCACAGACTCTCAACTCACAGTGACACAGCAGCGTGGCCAGAGCGAG GAGTGTCACCTTCTGGACCGGGTGTGGTGGTCATGCAGCTGAATGTCCCTAATGGACCCCAGCCTCCCCAGAACCCGCCCATGGTCCAGTGGAGTCACTGTAAATATTACAGCATGGACCAGCGGGGTCAGAAGCCTGGAGACCTGTACAGTCCTGAGAGTAGCCCCCAG GCCAGCACACAGATGAGCAGCAGCCCTGTCACATCTCCTACTCAATCTCCAGCACCCTCTCCTGTCACCAGCCTCAGCAGCGTCTGCACAGGGCTCAGTCCCCTTCCTGTCCTCACACAGTTCCCCCGGCCTGGAGGTCCTGCACAGG GTGATGGTCGCTACTCCCTCTTGGGCCAGCCGTTACAGTACAATCTGTCCATCTGCCCTCCCCTGCTCCATGGCCAGTCAGCTTACTCGGTGCACCAG ACAGACTGGGATGCAAGGCAGTCAATATTGTTTACCTGGAATGAGAGTTATCTTTCAAATGTTGAAGGGACAGAGCGGATTGAAGCATGGAAACCGGAGCAAGAGACAAGCACTCAAATCTGCCTCCACTGA